One region of Armigeres subalbatus isolate Guangzhou_Male chromosome 3, GZ_Asu_2, whole genome shotgun sequence genomic DNA includes:
- the LOC134221293 gene encoding uncharacterized protein LOC134221293 yields the protein MVRAYRRSDASRTYSVLPKDVLSKCLADVKAGRKTIVAASKEYHISRQTIYNKLNNVHNKSPGHQRVFSKEEEQSFADHLSLLSEWGFPVGTGDLREIVRIYLKKQNREILTFVDNKPGKDWVSRFLRDHSELSKRFAQNIKVCRADISRETIRTYMDHLRRTIEGIPPQNIFNYDETNLADDPGKKLAICKRGLKYFENVQNFSKSSTSVMFCGNATGNMIPPYVVFKSECLWDSWTQNGPKGTRFNRTSSGWFDEHVFEDWFNMLFLPAIRHLERPVALIGDNLSSHINPAVIKKCQEENIKFICLPPNTTHLTQPLDVAFFGPMKREWRKILSTWRNSREGAKKPTIPKERFAFLLNDLTQSIAPRQKQILRSGFRKCGIYPLNVEQLLSRFPPLNADTSLVGDSFKEFLVHQRANVTGHENETKRKRKLKVDPGKGITPDDIQKAVLKDRNTVVPAKKKRKK from the coding sequence ATGGTGCGAGCATATCGCAGATCGGATGCATCGAGGACCTATTCTGTTCTACCCAAGGATGTCCTGTCCAAGTGCTTGGCGGATGTGAAAGCCGGAAGAAAAACAATTGTCGCAGCGTCTAAGGAATATCATATCAGTCGCCAAACTATATACAATAAGCTAAACAATGTTCACAACAAATCCCCCGGACATCAGAGAGTGTTTTCTAAGGAAGAAGAACAGTCATTTGCCGATCATCTGTCGCTGCTGTCTGAATGGGGATTTCCAGTAGGCACAGGTGATCTCCGGGAAATTGTAAGAATCTATCTCAAAAAACAAAACCGAGAAATTTTGACATTCGTTGACAACAAACCAGGAAAAGATTGGGTGAGTCGATTTCTCCGCGATCATTCAGAGCTAAGCAAGAGATTTGCACAAAATATTAAGGTATGTCGTGCCGATATAAGCCGTGAGACTATTCGAACCTATATGGATCATCTGCGACGAACGATTGAAGGTATTCCACCACAGAACATATTCAATTATGATGAAACCAATCTTGCTGATGATCCGGGCAAGAAGTTGGCAATTTGTAAACGCGGAttgaaatatttcgaaaacgTTCAAAATTTCAGTAAATCGTCCACTTCGGTAATGTTTTGTGGTAATGCCACCGGAAATATGATTCCTCCATACGTTGTGTTCAAGTCAGAATGTTTGTGGGATTCGTGGACTCAAAATGGACCAAAAGGAACACGTTTTAATCGGACCTCATCTGGTTGGTTTGATGAACATGTTTTCGAGGATTGGTTCAATATGTTGTTTCTGCCAGCGATTCGTCACCTTGAAAGGCCTGTTGCTCTAATAGGCGATAATTTGTCCTCTCATATCAACCCAGCAGTAATCAAGAAATGTCAGGAAGAAAACATCAAGTTCATATGCCTACCACCGAACACAACACACCTAACGCAACCATTAGATGTGGCATTTTTTGGACCCATGAAACGCGAATGGAGAAAGATTTTGTCGACTTGGCGCAATTCTCGCGAGGGAGCAAAAAAACCGACCATACCAAAGGAGAGATTCGCCTTTCTTCTGAACGATCTTACACAATCGATTGCTCCTCGCCAAAAACAAATATTGAGATCCGGCTTCCGTAAATGTGGAATATACCCATTGAATGTTGAGCAACTCCTCAGTCGATTTCCACCTTTGAACGCTGACACATCGCTCGTTGGAGATTCATTTAAGGAGTTTTTAGTTCATCAGCGAGCAAATGTAACTGGTCATGAAAATGAGACTAAGCGGAAAAGGAAACTTAAAGTTGACCCTGGAAAAGGTATAACGCCAGACGATATTCAGAAGGCAGTCTTAAAGGATCGTAACACTGTTGTTCCggcaaaaaagaaaagaaaaaagtaa